The following coding sequences lie in one Rutidosis leptorrhynchoides isolate AG116_Rl617_1_P2 chromosome 4, CSIRO_AGI_Rlap_v1, whole genome shotgun sequence genomic window:
- the LOC139839940 gene encoding RNA polymerase sigma factor sigA-like: MMATTAVVGLKAGERLLGSSSYYSDVSEKLSSSSSDLGFIFVPSKNVISAKKLSNYGHGFKSNRHNQDTHYIRALKEHVDAASDYSSIDQWLQGFEHSELKGSNEEFSVDALLLLQKSLLEKQWNLTTESTVTTANPTEKSCKKIYVSGSGKSARRRRIDTQRKTENKRFSSNEVGVRKPLKFVISPELLQNRARGYVKGLTSDTLLTHAEVVVLSKKIKIGQHLEERKSRLKERLGYEPSEVQLAESLKISRPELQMKQIECKIAREKLAMSNVRLVMSVAQKYASMGAEIGDLVQGGLIGLLRGIEKYDSSRGFKISTYVYWWIRQGVSKALIENSRTLRLPIHMHERLSAIRNAKAKLEEKGITPSIEKIAESLNMSTKKVLNATEAKCKVFSLDRPAFPSLNGLPGDTIHSYMADDHPGNNPWHGVDNEALKDEVNKLMTTTLREREREIIRLYYGLDNEFLTWEDISRRMGLSRERVRQVGLVALEKLKHAARKTKLEAMLVEH, from the exons ATGATGGCTACAACTGCAGTAGTTGGACTAAAGGCAGGTGAAAGATTGTTGGGTTCATCTTCATATTACTCTGATGTGAGTGAAAAGCTTTCAAGCAGTAGTAGTGATCTCGGGTTTATATTTGTTCCAAGTAAGAATGTGATTAGTGCAAAAAAGTTGTCCAACTATGGGCACGGTTTTAAATCTAATCGACATAATCAAGATACGCATTACATCCGAGCTCTAAAGGAACATGTGGATGCTGCTTCTGATTATTCCAGTATAGACCAATGGCTTCAAGGATTTGAACACTCAGAACTCAAAGGCTCGAATGAAGAGTTTTCAGTTGACGCCTTACTCTTATTACAGAAGTCTTTGTTAGAAAAACAATGGAATCTTACAACCGAGAGCACCGTGACTACTGCTAATCCAACAGAAAAAAGTTGCAAAAAGATTTATGTTAGCGGGTCGGGAAAATCTGCCCGTAGGCGTAGAATAGATACTCAgaggaaaacagaaaataaaagattTTCTTCTAATGAAGTTGGTGTTAGGAAACCTTTGAAATTTGTAATCAGTCCAGAACTTCTCCAAAATCGTGCAAGAGGCTACGTTAAAGGGTTAACTAGTGATACATTGTTAACTCATGCAGAGGTTGTGGTTTTATCAAAAAAGATCAAAATTGGTCAGCACTTAGAAGAGCGTAAATCAAG ATTGAAGGAAAGATTGGGATATGAACCATCAGAGGTCCAACTTGCAGAATCCCTGAAAATTTCACGACCCGAGTTACAAATGAAACAAATTGAATGCAAAATAGCTAGAGAAAAGCTAGCCATGAGCAATGTCCGGTTAGTAATGTCGGTTGCACAAAAGTATGCTAGCATGGGAGCTGAAATCGGGGACTTGGTTCAG GGAGGTCTGATCGGACTACTTCGTGGGATTGAAAAATATGATTCGTCGCGCGGGTTTAAAATCTCTACCTATGTTTATTGGTGGATAAGACAG GGTGTTTCAAAAGCGTTGATTGAAAACTCTAGAACCCTGAGATTACCTATACATATGCATGAAAGACTGAGTGCAATACGAAATGCCAAGGCTAAGCTTGAGGAAAAAGGAATAACCCCGTCAATCGAA AAAATTGCAGAAAGTTTGAACATGTCAACAAAGAAAGTTCTAAATGCCACTGAG GCAAAATGCAAAGTATTCTCACTTGACAGGCCAGCGTTTCCTTCTTTAAATGGTCTTCCAGGAGATACTATTCACAGT taCATGGCAGATGATCACCCTGGTAACAACCCTTGGCATGGAGTAGATAACGAAGCACTCAAG GATGAAGTGAACAAGTTGATGACCACAACTTTAAGGGAACGTGAAAGAGAGATCATACGTTTGTACTATGGTCTTGATAATGAATTCCTTACTTGGGAAGATATTAGTCGAAG GATGGGGTTATCTAGAGAACGAGTTAGGCAGGTGGGGCTTGTTGCACTTGAGAAACTAAAACATGCAGCCCGCAAGACAAAACTCGAGGCTATGCTAGTGGAGCATTGA
- the LOC139840817 gene encoding RNA polymerase sigma factor sigA-like, translating into MTILWLVLPNIPMYMVIVSVMEYLAFRAMTTCFGKFCVLLRFTDDSYLDGYISTIGVDFFVEVDRNLGFFESLEKEDLLPTPVPGVRIGNASTKVCMYVFAYFVGVCMYVGTCSCRGTVAWYAVEVRWRSTVAEYGRRVTVAVEASELGSSSYYSDVNEKLSSSSNDLGFIFVPTKNVISAKKLSNYGHGFKSNRHNQDTHYIRALKEHVDAASDYSSIDQWLQGFEHSEVKGSNEEFSVDALLLLQKSLLEKQWNLTTESTVTTANPTEKSCKKIYVSGSGKSARRRRIDTQRKTENKRFSSNEVGVRKPLKFVISPELLQNRAGGYVKGLTSDTLLTHAEVVVLSKKIKIGQHLEERKSRLKERLGYEPSEVQLAESLKISRPELQMKQIECKIAREKLAMSNVRLVMSVAQKYASMGAEIGDLVQGGLIGLLRGIEKYDSSRGFKISTYVYWWIRQGVSKALIENSRTLRLPIHMHERLSAIRNAKAKLEEKGITPSIEKIAESLNMSTKKVLNATEAKCKVFSLDRPAFPSLNGLPGDTIHSYMADDHPGNNPWHGVDNEALKDEVNKLMTTTLREREREIIRLYYGLDNEFLTWEDISRRMGLSRERVRQVGLVALEKLKHAARKTKLEAMLVEH; encoded by the exons ATGACAATACTTTggctagttttgccaaacatacccatG TATATGGTAATTGTATCTGTTATGGAATACTTGGCATTTCGTGCAATGACAACTTGTTTCGGCAAATTTTGTGTTTTGCTTAGATTTACT GATGACTCATATCTTGATGGTTATATCAGCACAATTGGTGTGGATTTT TTCGTTGAAGTGGATCGGAACCTTGGCTTTTTTGAAAGTCTTGAGAAGGAAGACTTGCTTCCTACTCCCGTGCCGGGGGTTAGGATTGGTAACGCTTCGACGAAG GTTTGTATGTATGTTTTTGCTTATTTTGTTGGTGTTTGTATGTACGTAGGTACGTGTTCTTGCAG GGGTACGGTGGCGTGGTACGCTGTTGAAGTACGGTGGCGGAGTACGGTGGCGGAGTACGGAAGGCGGGTTACGGTGGCGGTTGAGGCGAGCGAG TTGGGTTCATCTTCATATTACTCTGATGTAAATGAAAAGCTTTCAAGCAGTAGTAATGATCTTGGGTTTATATTTGTTCCAACTAAGAACGTGATTAGTGCAAAAAAGCTGTCCAACTATGGGCACGGTTTTAAATCTAATCGGCATAATCAAGATACGCATTACATACGAGCTCTAAAGGAACATGTGGATGCTGCTTCTGATTATTCCAGTATAGACCAATGGCTTCAAGGATTTGAACACTCTGAAGTCAAAGGCTCGAATGAAGAGTTTTCAGTTGACGCCTTACTCTTATTACAGAAGTCTTTGTTAGAAAAACAATGGAATCTTACAACCGAGAGCACCGTGACTACTGCTAATCCAACAGAAAAAAGTTGCAAAAAGATTTATGTTAGCGGGTCAGGAAAATCTGCCCGTAGGCGTAGAATAGATACTCAgaggaaaacagaaaataaaagattTTCTTCTAATGAAGTTGGTGTTAGGAAACCTTTGAAATTTGTAATCAGTCCAGAACTTCTCCAAAATCGTGCAGGAGGCTACGTTAAAGGGTTAACTAGTGATACATTGTTAACTCATGCAGAGGTTGTGGTTTTATCAAAAAAGATCAAAATTGGTCAGCACTTAGAAGAGCGTAAATCAAG ATTGAAGGAAAGATTGGGATATGAACCATCAGAGGTCCAACTTGCAGAATCCCTGAAAATTTCACGACCCGAGTTACAAATGAAACAAATTGAATGCAAAATAGCTAGAGAAAAGCTAGCCATGAGCAATGTCCGGTTAGTAATGTCAGTTGCACAAAAGTATGCTAGCATGGGAGCTGAAATCGGGGACCTGGTTCAG GGAGGTCTGATTGGACTACTTCGTGGGATTGAGAAATATGATTCGTCACGGGGGTTTAAAATCTCTACCTATGTTTATTGGTGGATAAGACAG GGTGTTTCAAAAGCGTTGATTGAAAACTCTAGAACCCTGAGATTACCTATCCATATGCATGAAAGACTGAGTGCAATTCGAAATGCCAAGGCTAAGCTTGAGGAAAAAGGAATCACCCCGTCAATCGAA AAAATTGCAGAGAGTTTGAACATGTCAACAAAGAAAGTTCTAAATGCCACTGAG GCAAAATGCAAAGTATTCTCACTCGACAGGCCAGCATTTCCTTCTTTAAATGGTCTTCCGGGAGATACTATTCACAGT TACATGGCAGATGATCACCCTGGGAACAACCCTTGGCATGGAGTAGATAACGAAGCACTCAAG GATGAAGTGAACAAGTTGATGACCACAACTTTAAGGGAACGTGAAAGAGAGATCATACGTTTGTACTATGGTCTTGATAATGAATTTCTTACTTGGGAAGATATTAGTCGAAG GATGGGGTTATCTAGAGAACGAGTTAGGCAGGTGGGGCTTGTTGCACTTGAGAAACTAAAACATGCAGCCCGCAAGACAAAACTCGAGGCTATGCTAGTGGAGCATTGA